The Ornithodoros turicata isolate Travis chromosome 7, ASM3712646v1, whole genome shotgun sequence genome includes a region encoding these proteins:
- the LOC135400848 gene encoding uncharacterized protein LOC135400848, with protein sequence MWFHEPKILTHLCFAFYLVVEPSRGFQSHFTSPIVYDQNSRPAKEFQEGGQFSRWYNSARLDSEFTKDRGFGLRAGAPPFPETVCIEDSDCVSNITRGFTCNADVEGQLGNCSCPEFMPVLLPDKGSFQCYKVGNLLSPCERVEQCGFTNQYLQCEGGFCICPANITVKLGFKCMPARPLHSNCTTTDSCSDPFTVCKDGRCTCRIYYSERDNACVYTGEATWKIICMFAFPALIAIAIVIFLALASWEIIREQHVRDESGTSSTSIILAIPLLKHGVQQRDTTSLLSESRSEQDPRGGAAQPKVQFPFDANEGYKGRDHANKNPRVRPIKTETTPKKDLCQNVEIRRFSYPGSGTKLPGADPDFLLKYTKPMATDDPVIETRQRSQDPYVTVAPLVSSSCPRFGPVVKMMRRSHSNPNMQTSKSGQQEDPQRRTSKTVRIGAQEISRTVTYVPCAVESNNVNGATGSTPWLPLDDDVFVVRFPKIAAPSRRSIDDALRTVVGKNKSRKEVHHQGEALSKDVCVEDSLLSLEELGLTSADFPDTANSTSALELPQLGWDALSKRFPQLAQLDLPACADPPNPFDI encoded by the exons ATGTGGTTCCACGAACCGAAGATATTGACTCACTTGTGCTTCGCTTTCTACCTGGTTGTGGAACCATCCAGGGGCTTTCAAAGCCACTTCACGTCGCCGATCGTCTATGACCAGAACTCACG ACCAGCCAAGGAATTCCAGGAGGGAGGGCAATTCTCTCGATGGTACAACTCGGCACGCCTTGATTCTGAGTTTACCAAAG ACAGAGGGTTTGGGCTTCGTGCGGGAGCCCCCCCGTTCCCGGAGACTGTGTGCATCGAAGATTCTGACTGCGTGTCCAATATTACACGAGGATTCACGTGCAATGCAGATGTGGAAGGTCAGCTGGGCAACTGCTCGTGCCCCGAGTTTATGCCGGTGCTGTTGCCAGACAAAGGTTCCTTTCAATGTTACAAGG TTGGCAACCTGCTAAGCCCGTGCGAGAGAGTGGAGCAGTGCGGCTTCACCAACCAGTACCTCCAGTGCGAAGGTGGTTTCTGCATATGCCCAGCAAACATCACGGTCAAGCTCGGGTTCAAGTGTATGCCAG CTCGTCCTCTTCACAGTAACTGCACTACCACCGATAGTTGCTCTGATCCGTTCACAGTCTGCAAGGATGGAAGATGCACCTGCAGGATTTATTACAGCGAAAGAGACAATGCTTGTGTCTATACAG GAGAAGCAACGTGGAAGATTATCTGCATGTTCGCATTTCCAGCGCTCATTGCCATCGCCATAGTCATATTTCTGGCCCTGGCTTCTTGGGAAATAATCAGAGAGCAGCACGTGAG GGACGAATCTGGAACCTCCTCCACCAGCATCATATTGGCCATCCCTCTGCTGAAACATGGTGTTCAGCAGCGGGACACGACATCGCTTCTTAGTGAATCCCGGAGCGAGCAAGATCCACGAGGCGGCGCAGCGCAGCCCAAAGTTCAATTCCCGTTTGACGCCAATGAAGGATATAAAGGAAGGGACCATGCAAACAAAAATCCTCGCGTACGACCAATTAAAACAGAAACGACGCCCAAGAAAGACCTTTGTCAGAATGTAGAGATTCGCCGGTTCAGCTATCCAGGTTCTGGTACCAAATTACCCGGAGCAGACCCGGACTTCCTGCTTAAATATACAAAGCCGATGGCGACCGACGATCCTGTTATCGAAACACGACAACGTAGCCAGGATCCCTATGTTACTGTTGCTCCCCTCGTGTCCTCATCGTGTCCACGTTTCGGGCCAGTAGTCAAGATGATGAGACGCAGCCACTCCAACCCCAACATGCAGACGAGCAAAAGTGGTCAGCAGGAAGACCCGCAGCGAAGGACATCGAAGACTGTACGCATCGGAGCCCAAGAGATATCGAGGACGGTGACGTACGTGCCGTGCGCCGTGGAGTCTAATAACGTGAATGGCGCGACCGGTTCAACCCCATGGCTCCCGTTGGACGATGATGTATTTGTAGTGCGCTTCCCGAAGATAGCTGCGCCCTCGCGCAGGTCTATTGATGATGCTCTACGAACCGTCGTGGGCAAAAACAAATCGCGAAAGGAAGTCCACCACCAAGGTGAAGCCTTATCGAAAGATGTATGTGTAGAAGACAGCCTGCTGTCACTGGAGGAGCTCGGACTCACCagtgcagactttccagacactGCCAACAGCACAAGCGCACTTGAGTTGCCGCAACTTGGATGGGATGCATTGTCTAAGCGCTTTCCACAGCTTGCTCAGCTGGATCTGCCTGCGTGTGCTGATCCACCCAATCCATTTGATATATAA
- the LOC135399797 gene encoding protein FAM133A-like isoform X2 — MKADDSSAASATSKEERNHEQPAEKKKKGHKDVSKEGRKKGHRSSKKKSKSSSSEKKRKGRRSKHKSSKSKRATSSKDKSKESKGKVSGKPKSKRPRKQHSSEGRKTSSSASTRKKKKTSVFKKIYRKLTGSKKRKAKKRKTRKKTRDRTSSKKKAESPQRKTKEEAKDKAQTEVKEEHKENVKVESPKEDAGGTAQALPEAQEGIVAKAEDESAKTMSAKPHEKVGDVEGAGAAAGETAPSAKLMEPSGSAQAKDEPHTSVEAATKQDQTQEGQRKTESSENQIKPERIPIKDEKKGSYKETTSFECPETRLKHEGLVLVDWHSLQCVLLPGY; from the exons ATGAAG GCTGATGACAGTTCAGCAGCATCAGCCACATCAAAGGAAGAGCGAAATCACGAACAGCCTgcggagaaaaagaagaaaggacacAAGGATGTTTCTAAGGAAGGCCGTAAGAAAGGCCATAGGTCATCAAAGAAAAAATCGAAAAGTAGCAGttcagaaaagaaacggaaGGGGAGACGCTCCAAGCATAAGTCAAGTAAGTCTAAACGCGCTACGAGCAGCAAAGATAAGAGTAAAGAGTCCAAGGGGAAGGTGTCCGGCAAACCGAAGAGCAAAAGGCCGCGAAAGCAGCATAGCTCTGAAGGGCGTAAAACGTCAAGTTCTGCATCGAcccggaagaagaagaaaacgagcGTCTTCAAGAAGATCTACCGCAAACTGACGGGTTCTAAAAAGAGGAAGGCCAAAAAgaggaaaacgagaaaaaagacCAGAGACCGTACTTCATCTAAAAAGAAGGCGGAGAGCCCTCAGCGGAAGACTAAAGAAGAGGCCAAAGATAAAGCCCAGACTGAGGTGAAAGAAGAACACAAAGAAAATGTCAAAGTCGAATCTCCCAAAGAAGACGCTGGAGGTACCGCACAGGCGCTTCCTGAAGCACAAGAAGGTATAGTTGCAAAGGCAGAAGATGAAAGCGCCAAGACTATGTCTGCAAAGCCTCATGAGAAAGTAGGCGACGTGGAGGGTGCTGGTGCTGCAGCAGGTGAGACGGCGCCAAGTGCGAAACTGATGGAGCCAAGCGGAAGTGCACAAGCGAAAGACGAACCACATACGTCGGTTGAAGCTGCGACAAAACAAGACCAAACACAGGAAGGACAAAGGAAGACGGAGTCGTCAGAAAACCAGATTAAGCCCGAGCGGATACCAATTAAGGATGAGAAGAAAGGTTCTTATAAAGAGACGACGTCTTTCGAGTGTCCGGAG ACACGACTGAAGCACGAAGGCCTCGTGTTGGTGGACTGGCACTCATTGCAGTGCGTGCTGCTTCCTGGGTACTGA
- the LOC135399797 gene encoding protein FAM133A-like isoform X1, which translates to MKADDSSAASATSKEERNHEQPAEKKKKGHKDVSKEGRKKGHRSSKKKSKSSSSEKKRKGRRSKHKSSKSKRATSSKDKSKESKGKVSGKPKSKRPRKQHSSEGRKTSSSASTRKKKKTSVFKKIYRKLTGSKKRKAKKRKTRKKTRDRTSSKKKAESPQRKTKEEAKDKAQTEVKEEHKENVKVESPKEDAGGTAQALPEAQEGIVAKAEDESAKTMSAKPHEKVGDVEGAGAAAGETAPSAKLMEPSGSAQAKDEPHTSVEAATKQDQTQEGQRKTESSENQIKPERIPIKDEKKGSYKETTSFECPEVGSTRSSVTVAAHIGFHRTRILWLCTAFLA; encoded by the exons ATGAAG GCTGATGACAGTTCAGCAGCATCAGCCACATCAAAGGAAGAGCGAAATCACGAACAGCCTgcggagaaaaagaagaaaggacacAAGGATGTTTCTAAGGAAGGCCGTAAGAAAGGCCATAGGTCATCAAAGAAAAAATCGAAAAGTAGCAGttcagaaaagaaacggaaGGGGAGACGCTCCAAGCATAAGTCAAGTAAGTCTAAACGCGCTACGAGCAGCAAAGATAAGAGTAAAGAGTCCAAGGGGAAGGTGTCCGGCAAACCGAAGAGCAAAAGGCCGCGAAAGCAGCATAGCTCTGAAGGGCGTAAAACGTCAAGTTCTGCATCGAcccggaagaagaagaaaacgagcGTCTTCAAGAAGATCTACCGCAAACTGACGGGTTCTAAAAAGAGGAAGGCCAAAAAgaggaaaacgagaaaaaagacCAGAGACCGTACTTCATCTAAAAAGAAGGCGGAGAGCCCTCAGCGGAAGACTAAAGAAGAGGCCAAAGATAAAGCCCAGACTGAGGTGAAAGAAGAACACAAAGAAAATGTCAAAGTCGAATCTCCCAAAGAAGACGCTGGAGGTACCGCACAGGCGCTTCCTGAAGCACAAGAAGGTATAGTTGCAAAGGCAGAAGATGAAAGCGCCAAGACTATGTCTGCAAAGCCTCATGAGAAAGTAGGCGACGTGGAGGGTGCTGGTGCTGCAGCAGGTGAGACGGCGCCAAGTGCGAAACTGATGGAGCCAAGCGGAAGTGCACAAGCGAAAGACGAACCACATACGTCGGTTGAAGCTGCGACAAAACAAGACCAAACACAGGAAGGACAAAGGAAGACGGAGTCGTCAGAAAACCAGATTAAGCCCGAGCGGATACCAATTAAGGATGAGAAGAAAGGTTCTTATAAAGAGACGACGTCTTTCGAGTGTCCGGAGGTGGGTTCCACGAGATCGTCAGTCACTGTAGCGGCTCACATAGGTTTCCACAGAACTAGAATCCTGTGGTTGTGTACGGCATTTTTGGCGTAA
- the LOC135400856 gene encoding protein FAM204A-like, protein MTSDDDDDGLDLTEIDIFRFKRPAVRQPRGTIIEDKTNAVLAVPISSEQLECVKEAPGPSSIEERFQNVRKLASSLHERTLALDRRTEKRRLKRLEKKEAKLGSLNPDKTQPKEREVKGSWDDVRGYLNINEHLTGPTPQGRHGPKTELECMVDAAIAEGDFEKAEILSDNLSNSQFAVKIADAFAAKRYAEELKVEKAREYIKKQKKLPWGFEAKERWEMKGNM, encoded by the exons ATGacatctgatgatgatgacgacggtCTAGACCTAACTGAGATCGATATTTTTCGCTTCAAACGCCCAGCAGTTCGGCAACCTCGTGGTACCATAATCGAAGACAAAACAAATGCAGTTCTAGCTGTACCTATATCGTCCGAGCAGCTCGAGTGTGTAAAAGAAGCACCCGGACCTTCTTCAATTGAAGAG CGGTTCCAGAACGTGAGAAAGCTAGCAAGTTCACTTCATGAGAGAACACTGGCTCTCGATAGGAGAACAGAGAAACGTCGCTTGAAAAGACTTGAGAAAAAAGAGGCAAAACTCGGAAGTCTCAACCCAGATAA GACTCAACCAAAGGAACGTGAAGTAAAAGGATCGTGGGATGACGTCAGAGGCTACCTCAACATTAACGAACACTTGACGGGCCCAACCCCACAGGGAAGACATGGACCCAAG ACAGAACTGGAATGCATGGTCGATGCTGCGATTGCGGAAGGTGATTTTGAGAAAGCTGAAATTCTAAGCGACAACCTCTCAAACTCTCAG TTCGCGGTGAAAATTGCTGATGCTTTTGCTGCAAAACGCTACGCAGAAGAGCTCAAGGTGGAGAAGGCCAGAGAATACATTAAGAAACAAAAGAAGCTTCCATGGGG GTTTGAAGCAAAGGAAAGATGGGAAATGAAAGGAAATATGTAA